From Flavobacterium alkalisoli, the proteins below share one genomic window:
- a CDS encoding GTP cyclohydrolase, translated as MITIKEAKTKSELKDFVKFSFDLYKDNPYWVPPIIAEELESFDKTKNPAFENAEAKFYLAYKDGKIVGKTAAIINWQEVNNQQKKKVRFGWFDVIDDIEVTKALLEKVYEYGREHNLDHVEGPLGFSNLDKVGVLTEGFDQIGTMITWYNYPYYKEHFEKLGFTIEKEYRESIFSMTDVDPAPFKKASELIRKRYNLKSVSFTSTKEVMPYVDKMFKLFNTTYERLSSFVAISDVQIEYFKKKYIGLINPEYIKFVMDENDNMIAFTIVMPSFSEALIKAKGKLFPFGFIHLLKARKSSRDVVFYLIGIDPEYQNKGVTAIIFEDFHKVFTKNKIENCIRTPELEENHAMNNLWKNFNPIIHKRRKTYKKDL; from the coding sequence ATGATTACTATAAAAGAAGCTAAAACCAAAAGCGAATTAAAAGACTTTGTAAAGTTTTCTTTCGACTTATATAAAGATAACCCTTATTGGGTTCCGCCAATAATAGCCGAAGAACTTGAAAGTTTTGACAAGACAAAAAACCCTGCATTTGAAAATGCCGAGGCTAAATTCTATCTGGCCTATAAAGACGGTAAAATAGTAGGGAAAACAGCTGCCATTATCAACTGGCAGGAAGTAAATAACCAACAGAAGAAAAAAGTACGCTTTGGATGGTTCGATGTAATTGACGATATTGAAGTTACAAAAGCATTGCTTGAAAAAGTATATGAATACGGACGCGAACATAATCTTGACCATGTAGAAGGCCCTTTGGGCTTCTCTAACCTGGATAAAGTAGGCGTGCTAACGGAAGGGTTTGACCAGATAGGCACCATGATTACCTGGTACAATTACCCTTATTACAAAGAGCACTTTGAAAAACTGGGTTTTACTATTGAAAAAGAGTATAGGGAAAGTATCTTTTCTATGACAGATGTGGATCCAGCCCCTTTTAAGAAAGCAAGCGAGCTTATCAGAAAAAGATACAACCTAAAGTCGGTAAGCTTTACTTCTACAAAAGAGGTTATGCCTTATGTAGATAAAATGTTTAAACTGTTTAATACTACTTATGAAAGGCTTTCATCGTTTGTAGCTATAAGTGACGTACAGATAGAGTACTTTAAAAAGAAATACATTGGGCTTATCAATCCGGAGTATATAAAGTTTGTAATGGATGAAAACGACAATATGATAGCCTTTACCATAGTAATGCCTTCTTTCTCGGAAGCGCTTATAAAAGCTAAAGGCAAACTCTTTCCGTTTGGTTTTATCCACCTTTTAAAGGCTCGTAAAAGCAGTAGAGACGTTGTTTTTTATCTTATAGGTATTGATCCTGAATATCAGAATAAAGGCGTTACAGCCATTATTTTTGAAGATTTCCATAAAGTGTTTACTAAAAATAAGATTGAAAACTGCATAAGGACTCCTGAGCTGGAAGAAAACCATGCCATGAACAACCTATGGAAAAACTTTAACCCGATTATCCACAAGCGCAGAAAAACATATAAAAAGGACTTATAG
- a CDS encoding YfhO family protein: protein MKNISKTYQHLIAIVGFVVVSLIYFYPVLQGKKIFQSDIVQYTGMAKEQNDFRKEMGQEPYWTNSAFGGMPTYQLGANYPHNYIKKIDSVLRFLPRPADYLFLYFLGFYILMMALRVSPLKAFFGALAFGLSTYLVIILGVGHNAKAHAIAYMPMVVAGVIMVFQRRYVLGGLLTMIAAALEINANHFQMTYYLLLLLLVLAVYFIIEIIKDKEFKHLGKAIGVFVIAGILAFGANATNLMATSEYAGFSMRSKSELTFNPDGSENTTKSAMDYSYITEYSYGKAESFNLIAPRLFGGGAREDVGEGSHMYEFILGVGASPAEAREFAANVPTYWGDQPIVEAPAYIGAIVFFLAILALFIDKRKIKYAFLAGAILSLLLSWGKNFPGLTNFFINNVPLYDKFRAVSSIQVILELCFPVLAVMGLQSFFKSEKEQQLKSLYIAAGTVLGILVMLFLFKGSFDFTGGSDEQIRQMYGQMGPDFVEALKVQRAQMYSSDLLRSGMFILVAAAALWLFVSKKITDMTAVLVVCCLMVIDLFAIDQNYVNKSNFKSARQVDKPFDATPADEYILKDTTNYRVYEPYARLQGRTSYFHQSVGGYSAVRPQRMDQLFTYNVESNLSSLFTAVNPEKMSFDKSLPILDMLNIKYVLLQSQDGQDIPVQNPYANGSAWFVSSVKEVSTPDEEMKSLDNLDTKNVAVVNKTKFGKELSKTSFVKDSTATINLVTHESNYIRYKTDNANDGLAVFSEIYYPKGWNAFIDDKPATHFQADFVLRAMYVPAGKHTIEFKFEPEVVKTGSTITLISFIVMILLVVAGVYLEKKKTPQPEKK, encoded by the coding sequence ATGAAAAATATCAGTAAGACCTATCAGCACCTGATTGCTATTGTTGGTTTTGTAGTTGTTTCGCTTATTTACTTTTATCCTGTTTTACAGGGTAAAAAAATATTCCAGTCAGACATTGTTCAGTACACCGGAATGGCAAAAGAGCAAAACGACTTCAGGAAAGAAATGGGGCAGGAGCCTTACTGGACAAATAGTGCCTTTGGCGGTATGCCAACCTATCAGTTGGGGGCAAATTACCCACATAACTATATCAAGAAAATTGATAGTGTTTTACGTTTTCTTCCGCGTCCGGCAGATTATTTATTCCTTTACTTTTTAGGGTTTTATATACTTATGATGGCTTTACGGGTTAGTCCGCTTAAAGCCTTTTTTGGTGCACTTGCCTTTGGTTTATCTACCTATCTCGTTATAATACTGGGTGTTGGGCATAATGCCAAAGCCCATGCCATTGCCTATATGCCAATGGTTGTTGCCGGGGTTATAATGGTTTTCCAGCGAAGGTATGTACTTGGCGGATTGCTCACCATGATTGCCGCTGCACTCGAAATTAACGCCAACCACTTCCAGATGACATATTACCTTTTACTGTTATTACTGGTGTTGGCTGTTTACTTTATAATTGAGATAATTAAGGATAAAGAGTTTAAACATTTAGGTAAAGCTATAGGTGTGTTTGTTATTGCCGGAATACTGGCATTTGGGGCAAATGCTACTAACCTTATGGCTACTTCAGAGTATGCAGGTTTCAGTATGCGAAGCAAAAGTGAGCTTACCTTTAATCCTGACGGTAGTGAAAACACCACAAAATCGGCTATGGATTATAGTTATATTACTGAATATAGCTATGGTAAGGCAGAGAGTTTTAACCTTATTGCGCCAAGGCTTTTTGGTGGTGGTGCACGCGAGGATGTAGGCGAAGGGTCTCACATGTATGAATTTATACTTGGAGTAGGGGCATCTCCGGCTGAAGCTAGGGAATTTGCAGCCAATGTACCTACTTACTGGGGTGATCAGCCAATAGTTGAGGCTCCGGCATATATAGGTGCTATTGTCTTCTTTTTAGCAATACTGGCCTTATTTATAGATAAACGTAAAATAAAATATGCCTTTTTGGCAGGGGCTATATTGTCACTACTACTTTCGTGGGGTAAAAACTTTCCGGGGCTTACAAACTTCTTTATCAATAATGTACCGCTATATGATAAGTTCAGGGCAGTATCTTCTATACAGGTAATACTGGAATTATGTTTTCCTGTACTTGCAGTAATGGGGTTACAGTCTTTCTTTAAATCAGAGAAAGAGCAGCAGTTAAAATCGCTTTATATAGCGGCAGGTACCGTTTTAGGTATCCTAGTTATGCTGTTCCTGTTTAAAGGTTCGTTTGATTTTACAGGAGGAAGCGATGAGCAGATAAGACAGATGTACGGACAAATGGGGCCTGATTTTGTAGAAGCATTAAAGGTACAGCGTGCACAGATGTATAGCTCAGACCTGTTGAGGTCCGGAATGTTTATTCTTGTTGCGGCAGCTGCACTATGGTTGTTTGTAAGTAAGAAAATAACCGATATGACAGCTGTTTTGGTAGTATGCTGTTTAATGGTTATAGATCTTTTTGCGATTGACCAGAATTATGTAAATAAATCTAACTTTAAGAGTGCAAGACAGGTTGACAAACCTTTTGATGCTACTCCGGCAGATGAGTATATACTTAAGGATACGACTAACTACAGGGTGTATGAGCCTTATGCAAGGCTACAGGGAAGAACTTCATACTTCCACCAGTCTGTAGGGGGATATAGTGCAGTAAGGCCACAAAGAATGGATCAGTTATTTACTTATAATGTGGAGAGCAATCTTTCGTCCCTATTTACGGCAGTAAATCCGGAAAAGATGAGTTTTGATAAGTCACTTCCTATATTGGATATGCTTAATATTAAGTATGTGCTGTTACAGTCTCAGGACGGACAGGATATACCTGTTCAGAACCCTTATGCTAACGGAAGTGCCTGGTTTGTGAGCTCTGTTAAGGAAGTTTCAACACCGGATGAGGAAATGAAATCTTTGGATAACCTTGATACTAAAAATGTAGCTGTAGTTAACAAAACCAAATTTGGCAAAGAGTTAAGTAAAACATCTTTTGTAAAAGACAGTACGGCAACAATAAACCTTGTAACACATGAGTCTAATTATATCAGATATAAGACTGATAATGCAAACGACGGTTTAGCTGTTTTCTCAGAAATATATTATCCGAAAGGATGGAATGCTTTTATAGACGATAAACCGGCAACACACTTCCAGGCCGATTTTGTGCTGCGTGCCATGTATGTTCCGGCAGGTAAACACACTATAGAGTTTAAGTTTGAGCCTGAGGTTGTGAAAACAGGAAGTACCATAACGCTTATTAGTTTTATAGTTATGATACTGTTAGTGGTTGCAGGTGTTTATCTTGAAAAGAAAAAAACTCCGCAACCTGAAAAGAAATAA
- a CDS encoding transporter, with protein MNFIKNFFPLALLLSSVCLHAQYTDQINSNRPGKSMSGFAVGKTVLQLESGLYGIWEDHDILNYDAKGAGLDLQLRYGAFLEELEFIADVQYQFDWYDNALQTTTRNDFKTFILGAKYLIYDPDKNYNPEPNLYSWKANHKFKWRNLIPAVAAYAGVNLVGGKSVYTFPQDQVSPKVMIITHNHYGRWVWVNNIIADKITTEYPSIGFISTLTHGFNDKWSAFGEFQGYSSDYYSDAIFRLGAARLLSDNLQVDASISKNFKDTPFILYGGVGISWRFDADYRDILLPGKAEFEEEKSKEEEKKDKKKDKEKERVDEFETGED; from the coding sequence ATGAATTTTATTAAAAATTTTTTTCCGCTTGCCTTACTACTATCATCTGTGTGCCTGCATGCACAATATACCGACCAGATAAACTCTAACCGACCGGGAAAATCCATGTCAGGATTTGCCGTTGGTAAAACCGTTTTACAACTTGAATCAGGCCTTTATGGTATTTGGGAAGACCACGATATTTTAAACTACGATGCCAAAGGTGCAGGACTGGATTTACAGCTTCGCTATGGTGCGTTTCTTGAAGAACTGGAGTTTATTGCCGATGTGCAGTATCAGTTTGACTGGTATGATAATGCTCTGCAAACCACTACCCGTAACGACTTTAAAACATTTATATTAGGAGCTAAATACCTTATATACGACCCTGATAAAAATTACAACCCTGAACCAAACTTATACAGCTGGAAAGCCAACCATAAATTTAAATGGAGAAACCTTATTCCTGCCGTTGCTGCTTATGCCGGAGTAAACCTTGTAGGAGGTAAAAGTGTATATACTTTCCCTCAGGATCAGGTTAGTCCGAAAGTTATGATTATTACCCATAACCACTACGGAAGATGGGTTTGGGTAAACAATATTATTGCCGATAAGATTACTACCGAATACCCCAGCATAGGATTTATTTCTACACTGACACACGGGTTTAATGACAAATGGTCAGCTTTTGGAGAATTCCAGGGATACAGCAGTGACTATTATTCTGATGCTATTTTCAGATTAGGAGCCGCACGCCTGTTAAGCGATAATTTACAGGTAGATGCTTCCATAAGCAAAAACTTTAAGGATACTCCTTTCATTTTATACGGAGGTGTAGGTATATCATGGCGCTTTGATGCCGATTACAGAGATATACTTTTACCTGGTAAAGCCGAGTTTGAGGAAGAAAAGAGTAAAGAAGAAGAGAAAAAAGATAAGAAAAAGGACAAAGAAAAAGAACGCGTAGACGAATTTGAAACAGGAGAAGATTAA
- a CDS encoding DUF4834 family protein, producing MDTASFTGLIKTIFWIIVIYYSLRFIMRLLAPVLIQQVVKKAEQNFYGKQQEYYNQNTNTQQQYTKKEEQPKESKKVGEYIDFEEID from the coding sequence ATGGATACTGCAAGTTTTACAGGTTTAATAAAAACGATATTCTGGATTATAGTAATTTATTATTCACTAAGATTTATTATGCGTTTGCTGGCGCCGGTACTTATACAACAGGTTGTTAAGAAGGCAGAGCAAAATTTTTATGGTAAGCAACAGGAATATTACAATCAGAATACCAATACTCAGCAGCAGTATACAAAAAAAGAAGAACAGCCTAAAGAAAGTAAAAAAGTAGGCGAATATATTGACTTCGAAGAAATTGACTAG